Proteins from a single region of Acidovorax sp. NCPPB 3576:
- a CDS encoding ABC transporter ATP-binding protein, whose translation MQADDSYFVDFRDVWLAYNEELLRANHFAVEAIDLQVRRGEFIAIVGPSGCGKSTFMKLATGLRMPSMGKIRIDGQPVTGPLKISGMAFQAPSLLPWRTTVANVLLPLEIVEPHRSQFKARRKEYEARARALLQKVGLAGYEDKFPWQLSGGMQQRASICRALIHEPKMLLLDEPFGALDAFTREELWCILRDLQAEQQFNVILVTHDLRESVFLADTVYVMSKSPGRFIVRRDIELPRPRELELTYTKEFTDIVLELRGHIGALRKTGGEITQ comes from the coding sequence ATGCAGGCCGACGACTCCTATTTCGTGGATTTTCGCGATGTCTGGCTCGCCTACAACGAAGAGTTGCTGCGCGCCAACCACTTTGCCGTCGAAGCCATCGACCTGCAGGTGCGCCGCGGCGAGTTCATCGCCATCGTGGGCCCCTCGGGCTGCGGCAAGTCCACCTTCATGAAGCTGGCCACCGGGCTGCGCATGCCGTCGATGGGCAAGATCCGCATCGACGGCCAGCCCGTGACCGGCCCGCTCAAGATCTCGGGCATGGCCTTCCAGGCGCCCTCGCTGCTGCCCTGGCGCACCACCGTCGCCAACGTGCTGCTGCCGCTGGAGATCGTCGAGCCGCACCGCAGCCAGTTCAAGGCCCGCCGCAAGGAATACGAGGCCCGCGCGCGCGCCCTGCTGCAGAAGGTGGGCCTGGCCGGCTATGAAGACAAGTTCCCCTGGCAGCTGTCGGGCGGCATGCAGCAGCGTGCCAGCATCTGCCGCGCCCTCATCCACGAGCCCAAGATGCTGCTGCTGGACGAGCCCTTCGGCGCGCTCGACGCCTTCACGCGCGAGGAGCTGTGGTGCATCCTGCGCGACCTGCAGGCCGAGCAGCAGTTCAACGTCATCCTCGTCACGCACGACCTGCGCGAGAGCGTCTTCCTCGCCGACACCGTGTACGTGATGAGCAAGAGCCCGGGCCGCTTCATCGTGCGCCGCGACATCGAACTGCCGCGCCCGCGCGAGCTGGAACTGACCTACACCAAGGAATTCACCGACATCGTGCTGGAGCTGCGCGGCCACATCGGCGCCCTGCGAAAGACCGGCGGGGAGATCACGCAATGA
- a CDS encoding ABC transporter substrate-binding protein, with the protein MHKRSLLKAAAAFAAASAFTVAQAQTPTPIKFQLDWRFEGPAAFFLLPTAKGYFKEAGLNVTVDAGNGSGGAVQRVASGTYDMGFADLAAVMEFHANNPDAQNKPVAVMMVYNNTPASVMALKKSGIAKPADLAGKKLGAPVFDAGRRAFPIFAKANGIGNVQWTAMDPPLRETMLVRGDVDAITGFTFTSLLNLEARGAKASDVVVLPYADFGVKLYGNVIIASPKLVKENPEAVRAFLKAFTRGAKEVMANPAAAIASVKERDGIVNVALETRRLQLAIDTVVNSADARAEGFGQAKPQRLALMASQVSDAFATKSRVNAETVWNGSFLPPAAELNILPRK; encoded by the coding sequence ATGCACAAACGTTCCCTTTTGAAAGCCGCTGCCGCCTTTGCCGCCGCCAGCGCATTCACCGTGGCGCAGGCCCAGACCCCGACGCCCATCAAGTTCCAGCTGGACTGGCGCTTCGAAGGGCCGGCCGCGTTCTTCCTGCTGCCCACCGCCAAGGGCTACTTCAAGGAAGCCGGGCTGAACGTGACGGTGGACGCGGGCAACGGCTCCGGCGGCGCCGTGCAGCGCGTGGCCTCGGGCACCTACGACATGGGTTTCGCCGACCTGGCCGCGGTGATGGAATTCCACGCCAACAACCCCGACGCGCAGAACAAGCCCGTGGCCGTGATGATGGTCTACAACAACACGCCGGCCTCGGTCATGGCGCTCAAGAAGAGCGGCATCGCCAAGCCCGCCGACCTGGCCGGCAAGAAGCTGGGCGCCCCGGTGTTCGACGCCGGCCGCCGCGCCTTCCCCATCTTCGCCAAGGCCAACGGCATCGGCAACGTGCAGTGGACCGCCATGGACCCGCCGCTGCGCGAGACCATGCTGGTGCGCGGCGACGTGGACGCCATCACCGGCTTCACCTTCACCTCGCTGCTGAACCTGGAGGCGCGCGGCGCCAAGGCCAGCGACGTGGTGGTGCTGCCCTATGCCGACTTCGGCGTGAAGCTGTACGGCAACGTGATCATCGCCAGCCCCAAGCTGGTCAAGGAGAACCCCGAGGCGGTCCGCGCCTTCCTCAAGGCCTTCACCCGGGGCGCGAAAGAGGTCATGGCCAACCCGGCGGCCGCCATCGCCTCCGTGAAGGAGCGCGACGGCATCGTGAACGTGGCCCTGGAAACCCGCCGCCTGCAACTGGCCATCGACACCGTGGTCAACAGCGCCGATGCGCGGGCCGAAGGCTTCGGCCAGGCGAAGCCGCAGCGCCTGGCGCTGATGGCCTCGCAGGTGTCCGACGCCTTCGCCACCAAGTCCCGCGTGAACGCCGAGACGGTGTGGAACGGCAGCTTCCTGCCGCCGGCGGCCGAGCTGAACATCCTGCCCAGGAAGTGA